AAAAAAAGAGCAAAAATAAAGCCAAAACAACACAAACTTGAAAAAATAAACAAAAATCTCTGCTTATTAAAAATACTTTTAAAAGCGCGTTGACTTAAGAAATCAAACGACTGTGCCATACTATTTTCTCCATCAATCTAGCTTAAAGTGAAGCGACATTAGCTTTTTCTTGCAAAATTTCATCCAAAGATATTTGTATTTTGTTCCTTATAAACGTATCCCAAGATAAGCCTGGAACAATTTCATAGTCTCCAGAGGACAACATACGACATGGAAATCCAAAAATCAAGTCTTCAGGAATTCCATAAGGATTATAATCCGAGCAAACCCCTGAAGAAAACCATTCCCCCTCTCGAGGATCAAAAATGGATCTTGCAGCTTCTGCCAAAGCACGCGCAGCTGAGGCTGCAGAAGACTTTCCACGTGATTCGATTACAGCACTCCCTCTATTTTGCACAGAAGGTATCATAATATTTTCCAACCAATCGCGGTCGTTGATCACCTCTGTAGCTGGTTTTCCTAAAATCTGCGCTTGCGTAAAATCAGGAACTTGCTTGGCAGAGTGATTTCCCCATACCACCAAATGAGAAATATCCTCCAAAGAAACTTGAGCACGATGTGCAAGGATACTATGCATACGATTTTGATCTAATCGCAGCATTGCATGAAAATTCTTCCTATGCAACCTAGGAGCATTGTTCATAGCAATCCAACAGTTTGTGTTTACAGGATTTCCCACGACAAACACCTTCACATCACGTTTTGCAGCAGTATTTAATACGGATCCTTGCAGAGCAAAAATCTCTCCATTTTTCTTTAAGAGATCTACACGCTCCATCCCTGGACCACGTGGAGCCGCACCAATAAGAAAAGCTGCATCAACCCCGTCGAAAGCATCTTCTAAAGAAGTTGTCACACGAATATCCCTTAACAAGGGATAAGCTCCATCATCTAATTCCATACGAACGCCGCAAAGGACTCTTTCCGTTCCTGGAAGATCATAGATACGTAAATCTATACCACAATCCGCACCAAAAACATCTCCGTGGGCTAACGAAAATAGAAAACTATAAGCTATCTGTCCAGTTCCTCCAGTTACAGCAACGCGCATAGTTCGCCCTGAAACCATAATCACTCCTCCCATAAAAAAATTAATATAATCTTTAAGAGCAAACAAAACAAGGGTTAGCAAAAGACTATTTTTCTACTAAAGAAATTTCATCATTTCTTCCTATGGAGAAAACTTTCCCTCTATAAATACTCAACCATAGGAGACTAAAAAAAGAACCGGAAAAATAAACTATTCAGGAAAAGAATACAAAATAAGGAATCTCTAGTCTTGCCAAATGGGAAACCTACTAAGAAGTAGATTTTTCCCTTGCAAACCAATGTATCATTCCAACTGAAGAACATGCAATAATTACAAACCCTAGAATTAATACAATTAGACTCACCATAGTAGATTCTAGAGAAAATGCCCATTCCCCAACAAACGCAACAACAATAGGGAATGCAAGAATGCATAAACACATGAAAAACAAAGCCAAGATCTTCAGCGCTCTATAAACTCGAGTATGCTCCTGAAAAACCAGATATTTCGTTGCTTCCCTAACAATTCCACTAACCACAAGCACTCAAGCCCTAGAGAAACTCAAAAAAGAAAGGCATCAGCAATTGCCTAGATAACTTTAACTTTTTATCAAAAAAAAGCAAAGAAACCTTAAAAACTAAACTAAACAATAGAAAAATGGACAGGAAAAGCCCAGCCAAGCACTAGAGGAAGACTTGACAACCTTTCTCCCCTTTCTGGTAGACAAAACTCCATGAACATCTAAAAAGCCGCGAGAGTAAACACGAATGAACATAGCGATCTTTTTTGTTGGACAAATCGCTAACATTTTAACCCTTTTCCCATTAAAATTCAGTAG
This genomic stretch from Chlamydia pecorum E58 harbors:
- a CDS encoding malate dehydrogenase — translated: MVSGRTMRVAVTGGTGQIAYSFLFSLAHGDVFGADCGIDLRIYDLPGTERVLCGVRMELDDGAYPLLRDIRVTTSLEDAFDGVDAAFLIGAAPRGPGMERVDLLKKNGEIFALQGSVLNTAAKRDVKVFVVGNPVNTNCWIAMNNAPRLHRKNFHAMLRLDQNRMHSILAHRAQVSLEDISHLVVWGNHSAKQVPDFTQAQILGKPATEVINDRDWLENIMIPSVQNRGSAVIESRGKSSAASAARALAEAARSIFDPREGEWFSSGVCSDYNPYGIPEDLIFGFPCRMLSSGDYEIVPGLSWDTFIRNKIQISLDEILQEKANVASL
- the ltuA gene encoding protein LtuA (LtuA (late transcription unit A protein) is found exclusively in the genus Chlamydia.); translated protein: MLAICPTKKIAMFIRVYSRGFLDVHGVLSTRKGRKVVKSSSSAWLGFSCPFFYCLV